The Hymenobacter baengnokdamensis genome includes a region encoding these proteins:
- a CDS encoding tail fiber domain-containing protein: MKHFFFCFLQRLLLLLAVSGACLLPAQAQTGSVGIGTTLPDASAALDIVSTSRGLLLPRVAATSNVNSPATGLVVYQTGSPAGFYYYDGAAWQQLVPASSGSFVRNQPNPQAGASFNVDGNGTVGGGLAVGGALTGSGADVGAVVGVGVRADGGLNLGQNTSGNSVFLGYQAGQSSTGHANLFVGYQAGASNTTGINNTFSGSSSGASNTTGTNNVFTGYLSGTSNTTAFGNTFSGTFSGRSNTTGGGNVFSGYQSGVSNTTGINNTFSGSTSGVSNTTGTNNVFSGSSSGNYNTTGSSNTALGYGAGPGSGNLVNTTALGNGAIASTNNTVHLGNTAVTTIEGQVAYSFPSDARFKYQVQANVPGLAFINRLRPVTYRFDSPKLERFTRTGVLSTGCTPDSAAAVQTGFLAQEVERAAHGLGYRFDGVHVPTDARDHYSLAYSQFVMPLVQAVQELSAEVETLKTRNAALQQQNAADHASLLTMQAQLARLLGADTQAQK, translated from the coding sequence ATGAAGCATTTCTTCTTTTGTTTCCTCCAACGCCTGCTGCTCCTGCTAGCAGTAAGCGGCGCCTGCCTGCTCCCCGCCCAGGCCCAGACCGGCTCGGTGGGCATCGGCACTACCCTGCCTGATGCCTCGGCCGCCCTCGACATCGTGAGTACGAGCAGGGGCTTGCTGCTGCCGCGCGTGGCCGCCACCAGTAACGTGAATAGTCCCGCTACGGGCTTGGTGGTGTACCAGACGGGTAGTCCGGCGGGGTTCTATTACTACGATGGCGCCGCCTGGCAGCAACTCGTGCCAGCCAGCAGCGGCAGCTTCGTGCGCAACCAACCCAACCCGCAGGCGGGGGCCAGCTTCAACGTGGACGGCAACGGCACGGTGGGCGGCGGACTGGCCGTGGGCGGCGCGCTCACGGGCAGCGGGGCCGATGTAGGCGCCGTGGTGGGCGTGGGTGTGCGGGCTGACGGGGGGCTGAATCTGGGCCAGAACACGAGTGGCAATAGCGTCTTTCTGGGCTACCAGGCGGGGCAAAGCAGCACGGGCCACGCCAACCTGTTCGTCGGTTACCAGGCCGGGGCCAGCAACACCACCGGCATCAACAACACCTTCAGCGGCAGCAGCAGCGGCGCGAGCAATACCACCGGCACCAACAACGTATTCACCGGCTACCTAAGCGGCACAAGCAACACAACGGCCTTTGGCAATACCTTCAGCGGCACCTTCAGCGGCCGTAGCAACACGACGGGCGGTGGTAACGTGTTCAGCGGCTACCAAAGCGGCGTGAGCAACACCACCGGCATCAACAACACCTTCAGCGGCTCCACCAGCGGCGTGAGCAACACCACCGGCACCAACAACGTGTTCAGCGGCTCCAGCAGCGGCAATTACAACACGACAGGCAGCAGTAACACCGCCCTGGGCTATGGTGCCGGCCCGGGTAGTGGCAATCTTGTCAACACTACAGCCCTGGGCAACGGCGCCATTGCCTCAACCAATAACACCGTGCACCTCGGCAACACGGCCGTTACCACCATTGAGGGGCAGGTGGCCTACTCCTTCCCCTCCGATGCCCGCTTCAAGTATCAGGTGCAGGCCAATGTGCCCGGCCTAGCTTTTATCAACCGCCTGCGGCCCGTTACCTACCGCTTCGATAGCCCTAAACTCGAGCGTTTCACCCGCACCGGGGTGCTGTCCACCGGCTGTACCCCGGACAGTGCCGCCGCCGTGCAAACCGGCTTCCTGGCGCAGGAGGTGGAGCGGGCCGCCCACGGCCTGGGCTACCGCTTCGACGGGGTGCACGTCCCCACTGATGCCCGCGACCACTACTCGCTGGCCTACTCCCAGTTTGTGATGCCGCTGGTGCAGGCCGTACAGGAGTTGAGCGCGGAGGTCGAAACCCTCAAAACCCGCAATGCGGCCTTGCAGCAGCAAAACGCGGCCGACCACGCCAGCCTGCTCACTATGCAAGCCCAGCTGGCTCGCCTGCTGGGCGCAGACACGCAGGCCCAGAAGTAG
- a CDS encoding IS3 family transposase (programmed frameshift) — MKKGRFSEAQIVAILQQQASGQTVAQIVREHGLSEATFYAWKSKYAGASVAELTRLKHLEEENRKLKQLFADLSLENQAIKEIPAKKVSSPAARRQAAQGLVDKGWSQRRACALVGLARGSYHPVGHGRNDEPVQQALRALSGRHPGWGFWKLHHRLRKNGLVINNKRTLRIYRALALNLPRRLKKRVPARVKQPLAVPEAANVCWSLDFTSDVLTDGRRFRTLNVLDDYNRELLGVEIDFSLPASRVVQVLTRLVECHGCPTQLRTDNGPEFISTKLSDWCEQQGIILHWIQPGKPTQNAYIERFNGSFRRELLAAHLFRSLAHVRQLVDEWRHDYNTQWPHQALNFMTPIEFKQAA; from the exons ATGAAAAAGGGACGATTCAGCGAGGCCCAGATTGTGGCCATTCTGCAACAGCAAGCCAGCGGGCAGACAGTAGCGCAAATCGTGCGCGAGCACGGGTTGAGCGAAGCGACATTCTACGCCTGGAAAAGCAAGTATGCCGGGGCCAGCGTGGCAGAGCTTACCCGGCTCAAGCATCTGGAAGAGGAGAATCGCAAGCTTAAGCAGCTGTTCGCCGACCTGAGCTTAGAAAACCAGGCTATCAAGGAGATAC CTGCGAAAAAAGTAAGTAGCCCTGCGGCGCGACGCCAAGCAGCGCAGGGCTTAGTAGATAAAGGCTGGAGCCAGCGCCGGGCGTGTGCCCTGGTGGGACTCGCCCGTGGTAGCTATCACCCGGTGGGGCACGGGCGTAACGACGAGCCCGTGCAGCAGGCCCTGCGGGCGTTAAGTGGGCGGCATCCAGGCTGGGGTTTCTGGAAGCTGCATCACCGCTTGCGCAAAAACGGACTGGTAATCAACAATAAACGTACGTTACGCATCTATCGGGCACTGGCCCTTAACCTGCCTCGGCGCCTGAAAAAGCGGGTGCCAGCCCGCGTCAAGCAGCCCTTGGCGGTGCCCGAAGCAGCTAACGTGTGCTGGTCGCTCGACTTTACGAGCGACGTGTTGACCGATGGCCGCCGGTTCCGGACGCTCAACGTGCTCGACGACTACAACCGCGAGCTGCTGGGCGTGGAAATTGACTTCTCCTTGCCGGCTAGTCGCGTCGTGCAGGTACTGACGCGCTTAGTCGAGTGCCATGGCTGCCCCACGCAGCTGCGCACCGACAACGGCCCTGAATTCATCAGCACCAAATTGAGTGATTGGTGTGAGCAGCAGGGCATTATCCTGCACTGGATTCAACCGGGCAAGCCGACACAGAATGCGTACATCGAACGCTTCAACGGCTCGTTTCGCCGCGAACTGCTCGCCGCCCACCTATTTCGCTCGCTGGCCCATGTGCGCCAGCTGGTCGACGAGTGGCGGCACGACTATAATACCCAGTGGCCCCACCAAGCCTTGAATTTTATGACCCCTATCGAATTTAAACAAGCGGCTTAA
- a CDS encoding type I restriction endonuclease subunit R translates to MKFIEAKLEEAFCELLEKQGYPHQLGYSLARAPEEVLLEADLRAFLLKHYAAEGLNPAEAQAVVKQLRALPASDLYESNKAVMRLLADGFILKRDNPDQKDIWVQLLDYAGLTRQQQPALDQLPHLAAEAAAPAYAAAADNNIYRFVTQLEIVGSEKRIPDGILYVNGLPLVVFEFKTAIQPDCTIHDAYVQLTVRYERDIPELFKYNAFCVISDGVNNKAGSFFAPYEFYYAWRRVAGLAQDVDGINTLYTLVEGMLDRTRLRDIVRNFIYLPDSSKRNEKVVCRYPQYYAAHKLYNQIWAARKPAGNGKGGTYFGATGCGKSYTMLFLTRLLMRSEDFASPTVVLITDRTDLDDQLAGQFTNAKRYIGDQSVVSVESREHLRELLAGRQSGGVFLTTIHKFTEGTELLSRRANIVCISDEAHRSQVNLEQKVRVTAAGVTKTYGFAKYLHDSLPQATYVGFTGTPIDATLDVFGPVVDEYTMTESVKDEITVRIVYEGRAAKVALHNDELEKIERYYAQAAEDGANAYQIEQSKEETAQMRAILGDPKRLRVLAADFVQHYEKRVSEGATVKGKAMFVCSSREIAYALYQNIIALRPAWAEVLAAEEGAELTDKEKRELKPMARVQLIMTRGKDDPKDMYDLLGTKEYRKELDRQFKNAKSNFKIAIIVDMWLTGFDVPFLDTLYIDKPIQQHSLIQAISRVNRTYEGKNKGLVVDYIGFKSQMGLALAKYNKGDERNFEEIDQSLVVVRDHLDLLARLFHRFDSTKYFTGTALQQLHTLNMAAEFVQLTKEQETRFMGLVKRLKAAYDICAGSEKLTQPQRDLTHFYLAVRSIVFKLTKGDAPDTAQMSAQVRKMIQDALASDGVEEIIKLGTDGDTEQDIFDADYLAKIEKIKLPNTKIKLLQQLLARVIGQMRKVNQVKGIDFTKKMQALVARYNERDENDILRSEVYEEIAEQLTNLIWEVQNEFSAGDILGIDFEEKAFYDILLALCAKYDFRYPEEKLISLAKAIKALLDEQARFPDWNKREDIKSALKVGLILLLDEFGYPPVERDEVYGEIFGQAENFKKNRVG, encoded by the coding sequence ATGAAATTTATCGAAGCCAAGCTGGAAGAAGCCTTCTGCGAGCTGCTGGAGAAGCAGGGCTACCCGCACCAGCTGGGCTACTCCCTGGCTCGCGCCCCCGAGGAGGTGCTGCTCGAAGCCGACCTGCGGGCGTTTCTGCTGAAGCACTACGCGGCCGAAGGCCTTAACCCGGCCGAGGCCCAGGCCGTGGTGAAGCAGCTGCGCGCCCTGCCCGCCTCCGACCTCTACGAGAGCAATAAGGCCGTGATGCGGCTGCTGGCCGATGGCTTCATCCTCAAGCGCGACAACCCCGACCAGAAAGACATCTGGGTGCAGCTGCTCGACTACGCCGGCCTCACGCGCCAGCAGCAGCCCGCCCTCGACCAGCTGCCCCACCTGGCCGCCGAGGCTGCCGCGCCGGCCTACGCCGCCGCGGCCGATAACAACATCTACCGCTTCGTGACGCAGCTCGAAATTGTGGGCAGCGAGAAGCGCATTCCCGACGGCATTCTGTACGTCAACGGCTTGCCGCTGGTGGTGTTCGAGTTCAAAACGGCCATTCAGCCCGACTGCACCATTCATGATGCCTACGTGCAGCTCACGGTGCGCTACGAGCGCGACATCCCGGAGCTGTTCAAGTACAACGCCTTTTGCGTCATCTCCGACGGCGTGAACAACAAGGCTGGTTCCTTCTTCGCTCCCTACGAGTTTTACTACGCCTGGCGGCGCGTGGCCGGCCTGGCCCAGGACGTGGACGGCATCAACACCCTCTACACCCTGGTGGAGGGCATGCTCGACCGCACCCGCCTGCGCGACATCGTCCGCAACTTCATTTACTTGCCCGACAGCTCGAAGCGGAACGAGAAAGTGGTGTGCCGCTACCCGCAGTACTACGCGGCCCACAAGCTGTACAACCAGATTTGGGCGGCCCGTAAGCCCGCCGGCAACGGCAAGGGCGGCACCTACTTTGGGGCCACCGGCTGCGGCAAGAGCTACACTATGCTCTTCCTCACGCGGCTGCTCATGCGCAGCGAGGACTTTGCCAGCCCCACCGTGGTGCTCATCACCGACCGCACCGACCTCGACGACCAGCTGGCCGGCCAGTTCACCAACGCCAAGCGCTACATCGGCGACCAGAGCGTGGTGAGCGTGGAAAGCCGCGAACACCTGCGCGAGCTGCTGGCCGGCCGCCAGAGCGGCGGCGTGTTCCTCACCACCATCCACAAGTTCACGGAAGGTACCGAGCTGCTGAGCCGCCGCGCCAACATCGTGTGCATCTCCGACGAAGCCCACCGCAGCCAGGTTAACCTAGAGCAGAAGGTGCGCGTGACGGCCGCCGGCGTCACCAAAACCTACGGCTTCGCCAAGTACCTGCACGACTCGCTGCCGCAAGCCACCTACGTGGGCTTCACCGGCACCCCGATAGATGCCACGCTCGACGTATTCGGCCCGGTGGTGGACGAGTACACCATGACCGAATCGGTGAAGGACGAAATCACCGTGCGCATCGTGTACGAAGGCCGCGCCGCCAAAGTAGCCCTGCACAACGACGAGCTGGAAAAGATAGAGCGCTACTACGCGCAAGCCGCCGAAGACGGGGCCAACGCTTACCAAATCGAGCAAAGCAAGGAAGAAACCGCCCAGATGCGGGCCATCCTCGGCGACCCCAAGCGTCTGCGCGTACTGGCTGCCGATTTCGTGCAGCACTACGAAAAGCGCGTGAGCGAAGGCGCCACCGTGAAGGGCAAAGCCATGTTCGTGTGCAGCTCCCGCGAAATCGCCTACGCTCTGTACCAGAACATCATCGCCCTACGCCCGGCCTGGGCCGAAGTGCTGGCCGCCGAAGAAGGGGCCGAGCTGACCGACAAGGAAAAGCGTGAGCTGAAGCCCATGGCGCGGGTTCAGCTAATCATGACCCGCGGCAAGGACGACCCCAAGGACATGTACGACCTGCTGGGTACCAAGGAGTACCGCAAGGAGCTGGACCGTCAGTTCAAAAACGCGAAGTCCAACTTCAAAATCGCCATCATCGTGGACATGTGGCTCACTGGCTTCGACGTGCCCTTCCTCGATACCCTGTACATCGACAAGCCCATTCAGCAGCATAGCCTGATTCAGGCCATTTCGCGGGTAAACCGCACCTATGAGGGCAAGAACAAGGGCTTGGTGGTCGATTACATCGGCTTCAAAAGTCAGATGGGTCTGGCGCTGGCTAAGTACAACAAGGGCGACGAGCGGAATTTCGAAGAAATTGACCAGTCGCTGGTAGTGGTCCGCGACCATCTGGACCTACTGGCCCGCCTGTTCCACCGCTTCGACAGCACCAAGTATTTCACCGGCACCGCGCTGCAGCAGCTGCACACGCTCAATATGGCCGCCGAGTTCGTGCAGCTGACCAAGGAGCAGGAAACCCGCTTCATGGGCCTGGTAAAGCGCCTGAAAGCCGCCTACGACATCTGCGCCGGCAGCGAAAAACTCACCCAGCCCCAGCGCGACCTGACGCATTTCTACCTGGCGGTCCGCTCCATCGTGTTCAAGCTCACCAAAGGCGACGCCCCCGACACGGCCCAGATGAGCGCCCAGGTGCGCAAGATGATTCAGGATGCCCTGGCTAGCGACGGCGTGGAGGAAATCATCAAGCTTGGGACTGACGGCGACACCGAGCAGGATATTTTCGACGCCGATTACTTGGCAAAAATCGAAAAAATCAAGCTGCCTAACACCAAGATAAAGCTGCTTCAGCAGCTGCTAGCTCGCGTTATCGGCCAGATGCGCAAGGTGAATCAGGTGAAAGGCATCGACTTCACCAAGAAGATGCAGGCCCTGGTAGCCCGCTACAACGAGCGCGACGAAAACGACATCCTGCGCAGCGAAGTCTACGAGGAAATAGCCGAGCAGCTCACCAATCTGATTTGGGAAGTCCAGAACGAGTTTTCAGCCGGCGACATCCTGGGTATCGACTTCGAGGAAAAAGCCTTCTACGACATCCTGCTTGCCCTGTGCGCCAAATACGATTTCCGTTACCCCGAGGAAAAGCTAATCTCGCTGGCCAAAGCCATCAAAGCCCTATTGGATGAGCAAGCCCGCTTTCCCGACTGGAATAAGCGCGAAGACATCAAATCAGCCCTGAAGGTGGGCTTAATTTTACTGCTCGATGAGTTTGGCTACCCGCCTGTGGAGCGCGACGAGGTGTATGGGGAGATTTTCGGGCAGGCTGAAAATTTCAAGAAGAACCGGGTGGGGTAA
- a CDS encoding chloride channel protein: MSDSIPHSHYARVLAWLDQHLIRRLYTPRVRRLILQSLPFWIASLLTGLVAVGYERIFVWAEQLSFDWLGRVPLLAFVLTPLAFLLSWALVYYLAPAARGSGIPQVMAGIELSNPAQHRHTEYLLSLRVAAVKVVSSVVLLLGGGVIGREGPTIQISAAIFRTINRLQPASWPHLSRQIALVTGGAAGLAAAFNTPLGGIVFVVEELTQIHLSRFRLAVFAAVIIAGLTAQQFLGSYLYLGFPKVTSPGGWFQVLAMGCALACGLAGALFAKALLAVGQYRRRFTTLAAQLSWVLGCGVLMGGLAYLVGREGIGTGKPIINQLLFQNSGVTPGYLFPARFVGMVLSYSGGGAGGVFATSLSAGALLGDGLARLAGVPVLDRNLLILVSMVGFLTGVVRSPFTAAILVLEMTDRHSAIFQLLLGAMLAQAVAALVDPHSLYEHLKQGFIRESLAQEVPAQPDVAETPAPSPVEE, encoded by the coding sequence ATGTCCGATTCTATCCCACACTCTCACTACGCGCGCGTGCTTGCCTGGCTCGACCAGCACCTGATTCGCCGGCTGTATACCCCGCGGGTGCGGCGCCTCATTTTGCAAAGTCTGCCGTTTTGGATTGCCTCCCTGCTAACCGGCCTGGTAGCCGTAGGGTATGAGCGGATATTTGTCTGGGCCGAGCAACTCAGCTTTGACTGGCTGGGCCGCGTGCCCCTGCTGGCCTTTGTGCTCACGCCGCTGGCCTTTCTGCTCTCGTGGGCGCTGGTGTACTACCTGGCACCTGCGGCGCGGGGAAGCGGTATCCCGCAGGTCATGGCCGGTATCGAGCTATCCAACCCCGCCCAGCACCGGCACACCGAGTATTTGCTGAGTTTGCGGGTTGCTGCCGTCAAGGTTGTGAGCAGCGTCGTGCTGCTGCTGGGTGGGGGCGTAATCGGGCGCGAAGGCCCCACTATCCAGATATCGGCCGCTATATTCCGCACTATCAACCGCCTGCAGCCGGCCAGCTGGCCACACCTTTCGCGCCAGATTGCGCTGGTAACGGGCGGGGCAGCGGGCCTGGCGGCCGCTTTCAATACCCCGTTGGGGGGCATCGTGTTCGTGGTTGAGGAGCTCACCCAGATTCACTTGTCGCGCTTTCGCCTGGCTGTGTTCGCGGCCGTTATTATCGCCGGGCTCACGGCTCAGCAGTTTCTGGGTTCCTACCTCTACCTGGGCTTTCCGAAGGTGACCTCTCCGGGCGGCTGGTTTCAGGTGCTGGCTATGGGCTGTGCGCTGGCCTGCGGGCTGGCGGGGGCGCTTTTTGCCAAGGCGCTGCTGGCCGTGGGGCAGTACCGCCGCCGCTTCACAACCCTGGCGGCGCAACTAAGCTGGGTATTGGGCTGTGGCGTGCTGATGGGCGGCCTGGCTTACCTGGTCGGCCGCGAAGGAATCGGCACGGGCAAGCCGATTATCAATCAGCTGTTGTTTCAAAACAGCGGCGTTACCCCCGGCTACCTGTTTCCGGCGCGCTTTGTGGGCATGGTGCTCAGCTATAGTGGCGGCGGGGCCGGCGGCGTGTTTGCCACCTCGCTGAGCGCGGGGGCACTGCTGGGCGATGGCCTGGCGCGGTTGGCCGGGGTGCCGGTGCTCGACCGCAACCTGCTCATCCTGGTCAGCATGGTCGGCTTTCTGACCGGGGTGGTCCGCTCGCCGTTCACGGCCGCTATCCTGGTGCTGGAGATGACAGACCGGCACTCGGCTATTTTTCAATTGCTGCTCGGGGCTATGCTGGCTCAGGCGGTCGCCGCCTTAGTCGACCCGCACTCCCTCTATGAGCACCTCAAGCAAGGCTTTATCCGGGAGTCGCTGGCTCAGGAGGTACCTGCCCAGCCCGACGTAGCAGAAACGCCGGCCCCATCGCCCGTTGAAGAGTGA